One region of Oryzias latipes chromosome 6, ASM223467v1 genomic DNA includes:
- the trhr2 gene encoding TRHR2 protein, which produces MTDNVSSRMDTPTNISLSSSIPISDSLEYKTVSVFLVLLVCGVGIIGNVMVVLVVFTTRHMRTPTNCYLVSLAIADLTVLVAAGLPNVSDSLTGTWIFGQAGCLGITYLQYLGINVSSCSITAFTVERYIAICHPMKAQTVCTVSRAKRIIAGVWIFTCVYCMLWLFLVDIQVGPDGHVQCGYRVKRELYLPIYLIDFAIFYVIPLLLAIVLYALIARILYLSPLPHQPDTSATTLRRSCRDTSEAARPGRQGRPKSALSSRKQVTKMLAVVVILFALLWMPYRTLVLINSFVSTPYLNAWFLLFCRTCIYANSAINPVIYNAMSQKFRLAFRGLYSCQRLEGNQRTQSAIQSGFGTLRDVRPAQPCTNETQGKARNAILGTSFDPNMKQNGGEHQEKLTVNGMSADCDADTGPSDFSFRHNPDEMLQAGDKELDQSMTNNATVQFSDKDA; this is translated from the exons ATGACGGACAACGTGAGCTCCAGGATGGATACGCCCACCAACATCTCTCTGAGCTCCAGCATCCCCATCTCTGATTCTCTGGAGTACAAGACCGTGTCGGTGTTCTTGGTCTTACTGGTGTGTGGAGTGGGGATCATTGGCAACGTCATGGTGGTTCTTGTGGTCTTCACCACCCGGCACATGAGGACGCCCACCAACTGTTATCTGGTGAGCCTGGCAATAGCCGACCTGACAGTGCTGGTGGCGGCGGGGCTGCCAAATGTGTCTGACAGTCTGACCGGAACATGGATTTTTGGACAAGCTGGGTGCCTGGGAATCACCTACCTTCAGTATTTAGGAATCAACGTGTCGTCCTGTTCCATCACTGCGTTCACTGTGGAAAG GTACATTGCTATCTGCCATCCCATGAAGGCTCAGACCGTGTGCACGGTGTCCAGAGCAAAGCGGATCATAGCGGGAGTTTGGATCTTCACCTGCGTCTACTGCATGCTGTGGCTCTTTCTCGTGGACATTCAG GTAGGCCCAGATGGACACGTCCAGTGTGGCTACAGAGTGAAGCGGGAACTCTACCTGCCCATCTACCTCATTGACTTCGCCATCTTCTATGTCATCCCGTTGCTCCTTGCCATTGTGTTGTACGCACTGATTGCCCGAATCCTCTACCTCAG CCCTCTGCCTCACCAGCCCGACACCAGCGCCACCACACTGCGCAGGAGCTGTCGGGACACCTCAGAGGCGGCGAGACCGGGTCGCCAGGGTCGGCCAAAGAGCGCGCTCTCCTCCAGGAAACAG GTGACGAAGATGCTCGCTGTGGTGGTGATCCTCTTCGCTCTGCTCTGGATGCCCTATAGGACTTTAGTTTTGATCAACTCTTTTGTGTCCACTCCCTATCTGAATGCTTGGTTTCTCCTTTTCTGCCGGACATGCATTTACGCCAACAGCGCCATCAACCCTGTCATATACAACGCCATGTCCCAGAAATTCCGCTTGGCATTTCGCGGCCTGTATAGTTGCCAACGGCTGGAGGGGAATCAGAGAACTCAGTCGGCCATTCAGTCCGGGTTCGGCACCCTAAGAGACGTACGGCCAGCGCAGCCCTGCACCAATGAGACTCAGGGAAAAGCGAGGAATGCCATTCTCGGGACTTCTTTTGATCCAAACATGAAGCAGAATGGAGGCGAGCATCAGGAGAAGCTGACGGTTAATGGCATGTCAGCCGACTGCGATGCAGACACTGGACCTTCAGATTTCAGCTTTAGGCACAATCCAGACGAGATGCTCCAGGCTGGTGACAAGGAGCTCGACCAGTCTATGACAAACAATGCCACAGTTCAATTTTCAGATAAAGATGCATAA